The following coding sequences lie in one Desmodus rotundus isolate HL8 chromosome 1, HLdesRot8A.1, whole genome shotgun sequence genomic window:
- the PHYHD1 gene encoding phytanoyl-CoA dioxygenase domain-containing protein 1 isoform X2, with translation MDVPPHCRTEFSTQEEEQLRAQGSADYFLSSGDKIRFFFEKGVFDEKGNFLVPPEKSINKIGHALHAHDPVFKCVTHSPKVQALARSLGLQMPVVVQSMYIFKQPHFGGEVFPHQDATFLYTEPLGRVLGVWIALEDATLENGCLWFIPGSHTSGVSRRMVRAPAGSAPGTSFLGSEPAWDNSLFVPTPVQRGALVLIHGEVVHKSEQNLSDRSRQAYTFHLMEASGTTWSPENWLQPTAELPFPPLYT, from the exons ATGGATGTCCCTCCACACTGCCGCACGGAGTTTTCCACCCAGGAAGAGGAGCAGCTGCGAGCCCAG GGCAGCGCAGACTATTTCTTGAGCAGCGGCGACAAGATTCGATTCTTCTTTGAGAAAGGCGTTTTTGATGAGAAAG GAAATTTCCTGGTCCCTCCAGAGAAATCCATCAACAAAATTGGCCACG CTCTGCACGCCCATGACCCTGTCTTCAAGTGTGTAACACACTCCCCCAAGGTGCAG GCCTTGGCCAGAAGCCTGGGCCTCCAGATGCCCGTGGTGGTGCAGAGTATGTACATCTTTAAG CAACCTCACTTTGGCGGTGAAG TCTTCCCTCACCAGGATGCCACCTTCCTGTACACGGAGCCCCTGGGCCGGGTGCTGGGCGTGTGGATCGCGCTGGAGGATGCCACACTGGAGAACGGCTGCCTCTGGTTCATCCCTGGCTCCCACACCA GTGGAGTGTCGAGAAGGATGGTCCGGGCCCCTGCTGGCTCGGCACCTGGCACCAGCTTCCTGGGGTCAGAACCAGCCTGGGACAACAGCCTGTTTGTACCCACACCAGTGCAGAGAG GGGCCCTTGTCCTAATCCATGGAGAAGTGGTGCACAAGAGCGAGCAAAACCTCTCCGACCGCTCACGCCAGGCCTACACGTTCCACCTCATGGAGGCCTCTGGCACCACGTGGAGCCCGGAGAACTG GCTCCAGCCAACAGCCGAGCTGCCCTTTCCCCCACTGTACACCTAG
- the PHYHD1 gene encoding phytanoyl-CoA dioxygenase domain-containing protein 1 isoform X1 produces the protein MAGLSSGQLQKFQEDGFLVLEGFLSPEECAALQQRVGEIVARMDVPPHCRTEFSTQEEEQLRAQGSADYFLSSGDKIRFFFEKGVFDEKGNFLVPPEKSINKIGHALHAHDPVFKCVTHSPKVQALARSLGLQMPVVVQSMYIFKQPHFGGEVFPHQDATFLYTEPLGRVLGVWIALEDATLENGCLWFIPGSHTSGVSRRMVRAPAGSAPGTSFLGSEPAWDNSLFVPTPVQRGALVLIHGEVVHKSEQNLSDRSRQAYTFHLMEASGTTWSPENWLQPTAELPFPPLYT, from the exons TTCCAGGAGGATGGGTTCCTGGTGCTGGAGGGGTTCCTGTCCCCCGAGGAGTGTGCGGCCCTGCAGCAGAGGGTCGGGGAGATCGTGGCCAGGATGGATGTCCCTCCACACTGCCGCACGGAGTTTTCCACCCAGGAAGAGGAGCAGCTGCGAGCCCAG GGCAGCGCAGACTATTTCTTGAGCAGCGGCGACAAGATTCGATTCTTCTTTGAGAAAGGCGTTTTTGATGAGAAAG GAAATTTCCTGGTCCCTCCAGAGAAATCCATCAACAAAATTGGCCACG CTCTGCACGCCCATGACCCTGTCTTCAAGTGTGTAACACACTCCCCCAAGGTGCAG GCCTTGGCCAGAAGCCTGGGCCTCCAGATGCCCGTGGTGGTGCAGAGTATGTACATCTTTAAG CAACCTCACTTTGGCGGTGAAG TCTTCCCTCACCAGGATGCCACCTTCCTGTACACGGAGCCCCTGGGCCGGGTGCTGGGCGTGTGGATCGCGCTGGAGGATGCCACACTGGAGAACGGCTGCCTCTGGTTCATCCCTGGCTCCCACACCA GTGGAGTGTCGAGAAGGATGGTCCGGGCCCCTGCTGGCTCGGCACCTGGCACCAGCTTCCTGGGGTCAGAACCAGCCTGGGACAACAGCCTGTTTGTACCCACACCAGTGCAGAGAG GGGCCCTTGTCCTAATCCATGGAGAAGTGGTGCACAAGAGCGAGCAAAACCTCTCCGACCGCTCACGCCAGGCCTACACGTTCCACCTCATGGAGGCCTCTGGCACCACGTGGAGCCCGGAGAACTG GCTCCAGCCAACAGCCGAGCTGCCCTTTCCCCCACTGTACACCTAG
- the PHYHD1 gene encoding phytanoyl-CoA dioxygenase domain-containing protein 1 isoform X3, with protein sequence MAGLSSGQLQKFQEDGFLVLEGFLSPEECAALQQRVGEIVARMDVPPHCRTEFSTQEEEQLRAQGSADYFLSSGDKIRFFFEKGVFDEKGNFLVPPEKSINKIGHALHAHDPVFKCVTHSPKVQALARSLGLQMPVVVQSMYIFKQPHFGGEGGVSRRMVRAPAGSAPGTSFLGSEPAWDNSLFVPTPVQRGALVLIHGEVVHKSEQNLSDRSRQAYTFHLMEASGTTWSPENWLQPTAELPFPPLYT encoded by the exons TTCCAGGAGGATGGGTTCCTGGTGCTGGAGGGGTTCCTGTCCCCCGAGGAGTGTGCGGCCCTGCAGCAGAGGGTCGGGGAGATCGTGGCCAGGATGGATGTCCCTCCACACTGCCGCACGGAGTTTTCCACCCAGGAAGAGGAGCAGCTGCGAGCCCAG GGCAGCGCAGACTATTTCTTGAGCAGCGGCGACAAGATTCGATTCTTCTTTGAGAAAGGCGTTTTTGATGAGAAAG GAAATTTCCTGGTCCCTCCAGAGAAATCCATCAACAAAATTGGCCACG CTCTGCACGCCCATGACCCTGTCTTCAAGTGTGTAACACACTCCCCCAAGGTGCAG GCCTTGGCCAGAAGCCTGGGCCTCCAGATGCCCGTGGTGGTGCAGAGTATGTACATCTTTAAG CAACCTCACTTTGGCGGTGAAG GTGGAGTGTCGAGAAGGATGGTCCGGGCCCCTGCTGGCTCGGCACCTGGCACCAGCTTCCTGGGGTCAGAACCAGCCTGGGACAACAGCCTGTTTGTACCCACACCAGTGCAGAGAG GGGCCCTTGTCCTAATCCATGGAGAAGTGGTGCACAAGAGCGAGCAAAACCTCTCCGACCGCTCACGCCAGGCCTACACGTTCCACCTCATGGAGGCCTCTGGCACCACGTGGAGCCCGGAGAACTG GCTCCAGCCAACAGCCGAGCTGCCCTTTCCCCCACTGTACACCTAG
- the DOLK gene encoding dolichol kinase, whose translation MTRERASPAPETRGPLSGSVLAEAAVVFAVALSIHASVLDRYSWCAVALAVQAFYVQYKWDRLLQQGSAVFQFRMSANSGLLPASMVMPLLGLVMKERCQAAGNPYFERFGIVVAATGMAVALFSSVLALGITRPVPTNTCVISGLAGCVIIYIMKHSLSVGEVIEVLEVLLIFVYLNMILLYLLPRCFTPGEALLVLGGISFMLNQLIKRSLTVVESQGDPVDFLLLVVVIVMVLMGIFFSTLFVFMDSGTWASSIFFHLMTCVLGLGVVLPWLHRLIRRNPLLWLLQFLFQTETRIYLLAYWSLLATFACLVVLYQNARRSSSESKKHQAPTIARKYFHFIVVATYVPGIIFDRPLLYVAATVCLAVFIFLEYVRYFRIKPLGHTLRSLLSLFLDERDSGPLILTHIYLLLGMSLPIWLIPRPCTQKGSLGGARALVPYAGVLSVGVGDTVASIFGSTMGEIRWPGTKKTFEGTMTSIFAQIISVALILIFDSEVDLNHSYAWILGSISMVSLLEAYTTQIDNLLLPLYLLILLMA comes from the coding sequence ATGACCCGAGAGCGTGCTTCCCCGGCCCCGGAGACCAGAGGTCCGCTGAGCGGATCGGTGCTGGCAGAGGCGGCAGTGGTGTTTGCAGTGGCGCTGAGCATTCACGCATCCGTGTTGGACCGATACTCATGGTGCGCCGTGGCCCTCGCAGTGCAGGCCTTCTATGTTCAATATAAGTGGGACCGGCTGCTGCAGCAGGGAAGCGCCGTCTTCCAGTTCCGGATGTCCGCAAACAGTGGCCTCCTGCCCGCTTCGATGGTCATGCCTTTGCTCGGACTGGTCATGAAGGAGCGCTGCCAGGCTGCCGGAAACCCATACTTCGAGCGCTTTGGAATTGTGGTGGCAGCCACTGGCATGGCAGTGGCCCTCTTCTCATCAGTGTTGGCACTGGGCATCACGCGCCCAGTGCCCACCAACACTTGTGTCATCTCAGGCTTAGCTGGATGTGTCATCATTTATATCATGAAGCACTCACTGAGTGTGGGTGAGGTCATCGAGGTCCTGGAGGTCCTGTTGATCTTCGTCTACCTCAACATGATCCTGCTGTACCTGCTACCCCGTTGCTTCACTCCTGGGGAGGCACTGCTGGTGTTGGGTGGCATCAGTTTCATGCTTAACCAGCTCATCAAGCGCTCTCTTACTGTGGTGGAAAGCCAGGGGGACCCAGTGGACTTCCTCCTGCTGGTGGTAGTGATAGTGATGGTACTCATGGGCATCTTCTTCAGCACCCTCTTTGTCTTCATGGACTCAGGTACCTGGGCCTCCTCCATCTTCTTCCACCTTATGACCTGTGTGCTGGGCCTTGGCGTGGTTCTACCCTGGCTGCACCGGCTCATCCGCAGGAACCCCCTGCTTTGGCTTCTTCAATTCCTCTTCCAGACAGAAACCCGCATCTACCTCCTTGCCTACTGGTCTCTGCTGGCCACCTTTGCCTGCCTCGTGGTGCTATACCAGAATGCCAGACGGTCATCTTCAGAATCCAAGAAGCACCAGGCCCCCACCATTGCCCGGAAGTATTTCCACTTCATTGTGGTAGCCACCTACGTCCCAGGTATCATCTTTGACCGACCACTGCTCTACGTGGCTGCCACTGTATGTCTGGCTGTCTTCATCTTCCTAGAGTATGTGCGCTATTTCCGCATTAAGCCCCTGGGCCACACTCTGCGgagcctcctctccctcttcctggatGAACGAGACAGCGGACCGCTCATCCTGACGCACATCTACCTGCTCCTGGGCATGTCTCTTCCCATTTGGCTAATACCCAGGCCCTGTACACAGAAGGGTAGTCTGGGGGGAGCAAGGGCCCTAGTCCCCTATGCCGGAGTCCTGTCCGTGGGTGTGGGCGACACTGTGGCCTCCATCTTTGGCAGCACCATGGGGGAGATCCGCTGGCCTGGAACCAAAAAGACTTTCGAGGGGACCATGACATCTATATTTGCCCAGATCATTTCTGTAGCTCTGATCCTAATCTTTGACAGTGAAGTAGACCTAAACCACAGTTATGCTTGGATTTTGGGGTCCATCAGCATGGTGTCCCTCCTGGAAGCATACACTACACAAATAGACAATCTCCTTTTGCCTCTCTACCTCCTGATATTGCTGATGGCCTAA